In a genomic window of Streptomyces koelreuteriae:
- a CDS encoding TetR/AcrR family transcriptional regulator, with product MTRPQTARRKRANGVESRQRILDAAVEIAGERGYEGTSIAAVSAKCGLPASSIYWHFKDKDDLIAAVIEGSFETWLRAVELPGEESGTPLERVTVMAANIARSLIEAPDFLRLGLMLALERRPVEPHGRTVFLQVRETAARRVAETVTTLYPDLDEEAVRTLTTYAVAGADGLFVHREIHGDTVDLVAMFELHARLLHDAARGLAAGPEDRAVPA from the coding sequence ATGACCAGGCCGCAGACGGCGCGCAGGAAGCGTGCCAACGGGGTGGAGTCGCGTCAGCGGATCCTCGACGCGGCGGTGGAGATCGCCGGGGAGCGGGGCTACGAGGGCACCTCCATCGCCGCCGTCAGCGCCAAGTGCGGACTGCCCGCCAGCTCCATCTACTGGCATTTCAAGGACAAGGACGACCTCATCGCCGCCGTCATCGAGGGCAGCTTCGAGACCTGGCTGCGGGCCGTCGAACTGCCCGGCGAGGAGAGCGGCACCCCCCTGGAGCGGGTGACGGTCATGGCGGCGAACATCGCCAGGTCCCTGATCGAAGCGCCCGACTTCCTGCGCCTCGGACTGATGCTCGCCCTGGAACGACGCCCCGTCGAACCCCATGGCCGCACCGTCTTCCTCCAGGTCCGCGAGACCGCCGCCCGACGCGTCGCCGAGACGGTCACGACCCTCTATCCGGACCTGGACGAGGAAGCCGTGCGCACCCTCACCACCTACGCCGTCGCCGGTGCCGACGGTCTCTTCGTGCACCGGGAGATCCACGGCGACACCGTGGACCTGGTGGCGATGTTCGAACTGCACGCCCGGCTGCTCCACGACGCGGCGAGGGGCCTCGCGGCCGGGCCCGAGGACAGGGCCGTACCGGCGTAG
- the scpA gene encoding methylmalonyl-CoA mutase, translated as MGIPDFSGIELGSPAADGGPDEWRTAVKNASGGDDLLWETPEGIAVKPLYTGRDLEGLDFLDTRPGQAPYLRGPYPTMYVNQPWTIRQYAGFSTAQESNAFYRRNLAAGQKGLSIAFDLPTHRGYDSDHPRVTGDVGMAGVAIDSIYDMRQLFDGIPLDKMTVSMTMNGAVLPVLALYIVAAEEQGVPPEKLAGTIQNDILKEFMVRNTYIYPPSPSMRIISDIFAYTSQRMPRYNSISISGYHIQEAGATADLELAYTLADGVEYIRAGREAGLDVDAFAPRLSFFWAIGMNFFMEVAKLRAARLLWAKLVKQFDPQNAKSLSLRTHSQTSGWSLTAQDVFNNVTRTCVEAMAATQGHTQSLHTNALDEALALPTDFSARIARNTQLLLQQESGTTRVIDPWGGSAYVEKLTYDLARRAWQHIQEVEAAGGMAQAIDAGIPKLRIEEAAARTQARIDSGRQPVIGVNKYRVDSDEQIEVLKVDNTSVRAQQVEKLRRLREERDESACRDALDALTRAAGGEGNLLELAVNAARAKATVGEISDALEKVYGRHASQIRTITGVYRNEAGESPSVDRTRTLVSDFEEAEGRRPRILVAKMGQDGHDRGQKVIATAFADLGFDVDVGPLFQTPAEVARQAVEADVHIVGVSSLAAGHLTLVPALREQLAEEGREDIMIVVGGVIPPQDVPTLLEMGAAAVFPPGTVIPDAAYDLVKGLATTLGHDL; from the coding sequence ATGGGAATCCCCGACTTCTCCGGGATCGAGCTGGGCTCCCCGGCCGCCGACGGCGGGCCCGACGAGTGGCGTACGGCGGTCAAGAACGCGTCCGGCGGTGACGACCTGCTCTGGGAGACCCCGGAGGGCATCGCGGTCAAGCCGCTGTACACCGGCCGTGACCTGGAGGGCCTGGACTTCCTGGACACGCGCCCGGGCCAGGCGCCGTATCTGCGCGGCCCCTACCCGACGATGTACGTCAACCAGCCCTGGACGATCCGTCAGTACGCCGGTTTCTCCACGGCCCAGGAGTCGAACGCCTTCTACCGGCGCAACCTCGCGGCCGGGCAGAAGGGCCTGTCGATCGCCTTCGACCTGCCCACGCACCGGGGTTACGACAGCGACCACCCGCGGGTGACCGGCGACGTCGGCATGGCGGGTGTGGCGATCGACTCGATCTACGACATGCGGCAGTTGTTCGACGGCATCCCGCTGGACAAGATGACCGTGTCGATGACGATGAACGGCGCCGTGCTGCCGGTGCTCGCGCTGTACATCGTGGCGGCGGAGGAACAGGGCGTACCGCCCGAGAAGCTGGCCGGGACCATCCAGAACGACATCCTCAAGGAGTTCATGGTCCGCAACACCTACATCTATCCGCCGTCGCCGTCGATGCGGATCATCTCCGACATCTTCGCGTACACCTCGCAGCGGATGCCGCGCTACAACTCCATCTCCATCTCCGGCTACCACATCCAGGAGGCCGGTGCGACGGCCGATCTGGAGCTGGCGTACACGCTCGCGGACGGCGTGGAGTACATCCGGGCGGGCCGTGAAGCCGGCCTGGACGTGGACGCGTTCGCGCCCCGGCTGTCGTTCTTCTGGGCGATCGGCATGAACTTCTTCATGGAGGTCGCCAAGCTGCGGGCGGCGCGCCTGCTGTGGGCGAAGCTGGTGAAGCAGTTCGACCCGCAGAACGCCAAGTCCCTCTCCCTGCGCACCCATTCGCAGACCTCGGGCTGGTCGCTGACCGCGCAGGACGTGTTCAACAACGTGACGCGCACCTGTGTCGAGGCCATGGCGGCCACCCAGGGGCACACGCAGTCGCTGCACACCAACGCCCTCGACGAGGCCCTCGCGCTGCCCACCGACTTCTCGGCGCGCATCGCCCGCAACACGCAGCTGCTGCTCCAGCAGGAGTCCGGCACGACCCGCGTGATCGACCCGTGGGGCGGCAGCGCGTACGTGGAGAAGCTGACGTACGACCTCGCGCGGCGCGCCTGGCAGCACATCCAGGAGGTGGAGGCCGCGGGCGGCATGGCCCAGGCCATCGACGCGGGCATCCCCAAGCTGCGCATCGAGGAGGCCGCGGCCCGCACCCAGGCCCGGATCGACTCCGGTCGCCAGCCGGTCATCGGCGTCAACAAGTACCGGGTCGACAGCGACGAGCAGATCGAGGTGCTCAAGGTCGACAACACCTCGGTGCGGGCCCAGCAGGTCGAGAAGCTGCGGCGGCTGCGCGAGGAGCGGGACGAGAGCGCCTGCCGGGACGCGCTGGACGCGCTGACCCGGGCCGCCGGGGGCGAGGGCAATCTGCTGGAGCTCGCGGTGAACGCGGCCCGCGCCAAGGCCACCGTCGGGGAGATCTCCGACGCCCTGGAGAAGGTGTACGGGCGGCACGCGAGCCAGATCCGTACCATCACCGGCGTGTACCGCAACGAAGCCGGGGAGTCGCCGTCCGTGGACCGCACCCGCACCCTCGTGTCCGACTTCGAGGAGGCCGAGGGCCGCCGCCCGCGCATACTGGTCGCCAAGATGGGCCAGGACGGCCACGACCGCGGCCAGAAGGTGATCGCCACGGCCTTCGCCGACCTGGGCTTCGACGTGGATGTCGGCCCGCTGTTCCAGACCCCCGCCGAGGTGGCCCGGCAGGCCGTCGAGGCCGATGTGCACATCGTCGGGGTCTCGTCGCTGGCGGCCGGTCACCTCACCCTCGTACCGGCGCTGCGCGAGCAGCTCGCCGAGGAGGGGCGCGAGGACATCATGATCGTGGTCGGCGGGGTGATCCCGCCGCAGGACGTGCCCACGCTGCTGGAGATGGGCGCGGCGGCCGTCTTCCCGCCGGGGACGGTGATCCCGGACGCCGCGTACGACCTGGTGAAGGGGCTGGCGACGACCCTCGGGCACGACCTGTGA
- the argG gene encoding argininosuccinate synthase: MSKVLTSLPAGERVGIAFSGGLDTSVAVAWMRDKGAVPCTYTADIGQYDEPDIASVPGRAKTYGAEIARLVDCRAALVEEGLAALTCGAFHIRSGGRAYFNTTPLGRAVTGTLLVRAMLEDDVQIWGDGSTFKGNDIERFYRYGLLANPHLRIYKPWLDAAFVTELGGRKEMSEWLLAHGLPYRDSTEKAYSTDANIWGATHEAKTLEHLDTGVETVEPIMGVRFWDPEVEIAAEDVTIGFAEGRPVTINGKEFASPVDLVMEANAIGGRHGLGMSDQIENRIIEAKSRGIYEAPGMALLYTAYERLVNAIHNEDTLAQYHAEGRRLGRLMYEGRWLDPQALMIRESLQRWVGAAVTGEVTLRLRRGEDYSILDTTGPAFSYHPDKLSMERTEDSAFGPVDRIGQLTMRNLDIADSRAKLEQYAGIGLIGTGSPTIGASQAAATGLIGTMPELPEGGAEAIASRGEVSEEDAWLDRAAMESGTD; the protein is encoded by the coding sequence ATGTCCAAGGTCCTCACCTCCCTGCCCGCCGGCGAGCGCGTCGGCATCGCCTTCTCGGGCGGTCTCGACACGTCCGTCGCGGTCGCGTGGATGCGCGACAAGGGTGCCGTCCCGTGCACCTACACGGCCGACATCGGCCAGTACGACGAGCCCGACATCGCGTCGGTGCCCGGCCGTGCCAAGACCTACGGTGCCGAGATCGCGCGCCTGGTCGACTGCCGTGCGGCGCTGGTCGAGGAGGGCCTGGCCGCGCTGACCTGCGGCGCGTTCCACATCCGCTCGGGCGGGCGGGCGTACTTCAACACCACGCCCCTGGGCCGTGCCGTCACGGGCACGCTCCTGGTCCGGGCGATGCTCGAGGACGACGTCCAGATCTGGGGCGACGGCTCGACCTTCAAGGGCAACGACATCGAGCGGTTCTACCGCTACGGGCTGCTCGCCAACCCGCACCTCAGGATCTACAAGCCCTGGCTGGACGCGGCGTTCGTCACCGAGCTCGGCGGCCGCAAGGAGATGTCCGAGTGGCTGCTCGCCCACGGGCTGCCCTACCGGGACTCGACGGAGAAGGCGTACTCCACCGACGCCAACATCTGGGGCGCCACCCACGAGGCCAAGACCCTGGAGCACCTGGACACCGGCGTCGAGACCGTCGAGCCCATCATGGGCGTGCGGTTCTGGGACCCCGAGGTCGAGATCGCCGCCGAGGACGTGACGATCGGCTTCGCCGAGGGCCGCCCCGTGACGATCAACGGCAAGGAGTTCGCCTCCCCCGTCGACCTGGTCATGGAGGCCAACGCCATCGGCGGCCGGCACGGCCTGGGCATGTCGGACCAGATCGAGAACCGCATCATCGAGGCCAAGAGCCGCGGCATCTACGAGGCGCCCGGCATGGCCCTGCTGTACACGGCCTACGAGCGGCTGGTCAACGCCATCCACAACGAGGACACCCTCGCCCAGTACCACGCCGAGGGGCGGCGGCTCGGCCGGCTGATGTACGAGGGCCGCTGGCTGGACCCGCAGGCACTGATGATCCGCGAGTCGCTGCAGCGCTGGGTGGGCGCGGCCGTCACCGGCGAGGTGACGCTGCGGCTGCGGCGCGGTGAGGACTACTCGATCCTCGACACGACCGGCCCGGCGTTCAGCTACCACCCGGACAAGCTGTCCATGGAGCGCACCGAGGACTCGGCGTTCGGCCCGGTGGACCGGATCGGCCAGCTCACCATGCGCAACCTCGACATCGCCGACTCGCGCGCCAAGCTGGAGCAGTACGCCGGCATCGGCCTGATCGGCACCGGCAGCCCCACCATCGGCGCCTCGCAGGCGGCCGCGACGGGCCTCATCGGCACCATGCCGGAGCTGCCCGAGGGCGGCGCCGAGGCCATCGCCTCCCGCGGCGAGGTCTCCGAGGAGGACGCGTGGCTGGACCGCGCGGCGATGGAGTCCGGCACGGACTGA
- the meaB gene encoding methylmalonyl Co-A mutase-associated GTPase MeaB: MIDVDAYVKGVLDGKRAIVARAITLVESTRPQHRALAQELLTELLPHSGRARRIGVSGVPGVGKSTFIDAFGTLLTSLGYRVAVLAVDPSSSRTGGSILGDKTRMERLAVDPAAFVRPSPTAGTLGGVAKATRESIVVMEAAGYDVILVETVGVGQSETAVANMVDSFLLLTLARTGDQLQGIKKGVLELADVIAVNKADGPHERDARAAARELAGALRLMHGKDAAWTPPVLSCSARESAGLDTVWERLEQHRTLLDSTGRLAAKRRDQQVDWTWTMVRDELLGRLKADPAVRALAPALEQRVRDGELTPTLAAERILGALGGSEQDTR; encoded by the coding sequence GTGATCGATGTCGACGCCTATGTGAAGGGCGTACTCGACGGGAAGCGGGCGATCGTCGCCCGCGCCATCACCCTCGTCGAGTCGACCCGGCCCCAGCACCGGGCGCTGGCCCAGGAGTTGCTGACGGAGCTGCTGCCGCACAGCGGGCGGGCCCGGCGGATCGGTGTCAGCGGAGTGCCGGGCGTGGGCAAGTCGACGTTCATCGACGCGTTCGGCACGTTGCTGACCTCGCTCGGGTACCGGGTGGCCGTCCTCGCCGTCGACCCGTCCTCCAGCCGCACCGGCGGCTCGATCCTCGGCGACAAGACCCGGATGGAGCGCCTGGCGGTGGATCCGGCGGCGTTCGTGCGCCCCTCCCCCACGGCGGGCACGCTGGGCGGAGTGGCCAAGGCGACCCGTGAGTCGATCGTGGTGATGGAGGCGGCGGGCTACGACGTGATCCTGGTGGAGACGGTCGGCGTCGGCCAGTCCGAGACCGCGGTCGCGAACATGGTCGACTCCTTCCTGCTCCTCACCCTCGCCCGCACCGGCGATCAGCTCCAGGGCATCAAGAAGGGCGTCCTGGAGCTGGCCGACGTGATCGCCGTCAACAAGGCGGATGGCCCGCACGAGCGCGACGCCCGCGCCGCCGCGCGTGAGCTGGCGGGCGCGCTGCGCCTGATGCACGGCAAGGACGCGGCCTGGACCCCGCCCGTGCTCAGCTGCAGCGCCCGCGAGTCGGCCGGTCTGGACACCGTGTGGGAACGCCTCGAACAGCACCGCACCCTGCTGGATTCCACCGGCCGCCTCGCCGCCAAGCGCCGCGACCAGCAGGTCGACTGGACCTGGACCATGGTCCGCGACGAACTCCTCGGCCGTCTGAAGGCCGACCCGGCGGTGCGGGCGCTGGCGCCGGCGCTAGAGCAGCGGGTCAGGGACGGCGAGCTGACGCCGACGCTGGCCGCCGAGCGGATCCTCGGGGCGCTCGGGGGCTCCGAGCAGGACACCCGCTGA
- a CDS encoding DUF1775 domain-containing protein, with amino-acid sequence MSTYHYACAVRRVAVVGAAVVTLALTAAGTASAHAEVEADKPQALAENVTLTFVSEAESDAAGFTRLRVVLPEGITPTDVTLAEAPEGWKLKPGADGYTLGGPALDTGVDAEHKIKVRRLPDAAELAFKTVETYSDGEVSRWIELPEGDTEPAQPAPVLKLKAAAPGAKPTDPSDSPGPASPEASAPAPSEVSPAGDTTAAEDDGSSPGLVAGGVLGALLVVGGGAWWLVKRRTGTS; translated from the coding sequence ATGTCCACGTACCACTACGCCTGTGCCGTACGGCGCGTCGCCGTCGTCGGCGCGGCCGTCGTCACCCTCGCCCTCACCGCGGCCGGAACGGCCTCGGCCCACGCCGAGGTCGAGGCCGACAAGCCGCAGGCCCTGGCCGAGAACGTCACCCTGACGTTCGTCTCCGAGGCGGAGTCCGACGCGGCGGGCTTCACCCGGCTCCGGGTCGTCCTGCCCGAGGGCATCACACCCACCGACGTGACACTCGCCGAGGCGCCCGAGGGCTGGAAGCTGAAGCCCGGCGCCGACGGATACACCCTCGGCGGCCCGGCCCTCGACACGGGCGTGGACGCCGAGCACAAGATCAAGGTACGGCGGCTCCCCGACGCCGCGGAACTGGCCTTCAAGACCGTCGAGACCTACAGCGACGGCGAGGTCTCCCGCTGGATCGAACTGCCCGAGGGCGACACGGAACCGGCCCAGCCCGCGCCCGTTCTGAAGCTGAAGGCCGCCGCGCCGGGGGCGAAGCCCACCGACCCCAGCGACAGCCCCGGCCCCGCCTCTCCCGAGGCCTCGGCTCCGGCTCCCTCCGAGGTCTCCCCCGCCGGCGACACCACCGCGGCCGAGGACGACGGTTCGTCGCCGGGCCTGGTCGCGGGCGGTGTGCTCGGGGCCCTGCTCGTCGTCGGCGGCGGCGCGTGGTGGCTGGTGAAGCGCCGCACCGGCACCTCCTGA
- a CDS encoding DUF6003 family protein: protein MTDDAYLFLLDDPSAPLGVAPAAVGDLACMETPAVRAWLDAQGSTPASPQLRLLPPEETAAIPEAAERLPVPLGEEELSRVRHLNAPRSLARVEEELLAFRDCAGGRDGLIARALTAGVAPHRIVELTGVDPATVTAATNG from the coding sequence ATGACCGACGACGCCTACCTGTTCCTGCTTGACGACCCGTCGGCGCCGCTCGGTGTGGCGCCCGCCGCCGTCGGCGATCTCGCGTGCATGGAGACCCCCGCGGTACGCGCGTGGCTGGACGCGCAGGGCAGCACGCCGGCCTCCCCGCAGCTGCGCCTGCTGCCGCCGGAGGAGACGGCGGCCATCCCCGAGGCAGCGGAACGGCTGCCCGTCCCGCTGGGCGAGGAGGAACTGAGCCGGGTCCGCCATCTGAACGCACCCCGGTCACTCGCCCGGGTGGAGGAGGAACTCCTCGCCTTCCGCGACTGCGCGGGCGGCCGCGACGGCCTGATCGCCCGCGCGCTCACCGCCGGAGTGGCACCGCACCGCATCGTCGAACTGACCGGCGTGGATCCGGCGACGGTGACAGCGGCGACGAACGGCTGA
- a CDS encoding methylmalonyl-CoA mutase family protein, which produces MTVLPDDGLELAGEFPDVPHEQWQRLVAGVLRKSGKDVEGAEAEEALSTALEDGLRTRPLYTARDDAPEPGFPGFAPFVRGGRAEGNTVGGWDVRQRHTVADGATVLADLENGVTSLWLSVGEGGIPVPDLGTVLDGVYLDLAPVVLDAGHETEPAARELLRLHEERGVARDVARGNLGADPLGHEARTGQGYDIAPVADLARRCAEEYPGLRALTVDALPYHEAGGSAAQELGCSLATAVAYLRELTEAGLSVEQACAQLEFRYAATADQFLTIAKLRAARRLWARVAEACGAPRAGAQLQHVVTSPVMMTRRDPWVNMLRTTIATLAAGAGGADSVTVLPFDHALGLPDAFARRIARNTSTILIEESHLSRVIDPAGGSWYVERLTDELAHAGWEFFRRIERLGGQAAALRSGDLGRDLADTWAARSGKLAKRREPITGVSEFPHLAEKPVVRAPAPEPRSGGLPRVRRDEAYEALRARSDAHLAATGSRPRIFLAALGPAAAHTARLTFASNLFQAGGIEPVTEGTFEESGASEAVLCSSDALYEEQAETVAGQLRAAGAAQVFLAGRPGNHPGVDSYVFAGCDAVAVLSATLDRMGVS; this is translated from the coding sequence ATGACGGTCCTGCCTGACGACGGGCTTGAGCTGGCCGGCGAGTTCCCTGATGTGCCCCATGAGCAGTGGCAGCGCCTTGTGGCGGGTGTGCTGCGAAAGTCGGGCAAGGACGTCGAGGGAGCCGAGGCCGAGGAAGCCCTGTCCACCGCCCTGGAGGACGGGTTGCGCACCCGGCCCCTCTACACCGCGCGCGACGACGCCCCTGAGCCCGGTTTCCCCGGGTTCGCGCCCTTTGTGCGAGGCGGCCGCGCCGAGGGGAACACGGTCGGCGGCTGGGACGTACGGCAGCGGCACACGGTGGCCGACGGCGCCACGGTGCTCGCGGACCTGGAGAACGGGGTCACCTCTCTCTGGCTGTCCGTGGGCGAAGGCGGCATCCCGGTGCCCGACCTCGGCACGGTCCTCGACGGCGTCTATCTCGACCTGGCCCCCGTCGTCCTCGACGCGGGACACGAGACCGAGCCGGCCGCACGGGAGCTGCTGCGGCTGCATGAGGAGCGGGGCGTCGCCCGGGACGTGGCGCGCGGCAACCTGGGCGCGGACCCGCTCGGCCACGAGGCCCGTACCGGACAGGGCTACGACATCGCGCCGGTGGCGGATCTCGCGCGGCGGTGCGCCGAGGAGTACCCGGGGCTGCGGGCGCTGACCGTGGACGCGCTGCCGTACCACGAGGCCGGCGGTTCGGCCGCCCAGGAGCTGGGCTGCTCGCTGGCCACGGCGGTGGCGTATCTGCGGGAGCTGACCGAGGCCGGGCTGAGCGTCGAACAGGCCTGCGCGCAGCTCGAGTTCCGATACGCGGCGACCGCCGACCAGTTCCTGACGATCGCCAAGCTGCGGGCCGCGCGCCGGCTCTGGGCGAGGGTCGCCGAGGCCTGCGGGGCCCCGCGCGCGGGGGCGCAGCTCCAGCACGTCGTGACCTCACCGGTGATGATGACGCGCCGCGACCCGTGGGTGAACATGCTGCGCACGACCATCGCGACGCTGGCCGCGGGCGCGGGCGGGGCCGACTCGGTCACCGTGCTGCCCTTCGACCACGCGCTCGGCCTGCCGGACGCGTTCGCCCGCCGTATCGCCCGCAACACCTCCACGATCCTCATCGAGGAGTCGCACCTGTCCCGGGTGATCGACCCGGCGGGCGGCTCCTGGTACGTGGAGCGGCTCACCGACGAACTCGCCCACGCGGGCTGGGAGTTCTTCCGGCGGATCGAACGACTCGGCGGCCAGGCGGCCGCCCTGCGCTCAGGCGACCTCGGCCGGGACCTCGCCGACACCTGGGCGGCCCGCAGCGGGAAGCTCGCCAAGCGGCGCGAACCCATCACCGGCGTCAGCGAGTTCCCCCACCTCGCCGAGAAGCCGGTCGTGCGCGCGCCGGCTCCCGAGCCGCGCTCCGGCGGGCTGCCGAGGGTGCGCCGCGACGAGGCCTACGAGGCGCTGCGCGCCCGCTCCGACGCCCACCTCGCGGCGACCGGCTCCCGGCCCCGGATCTTCCTGGCCGCGCTCGGCCCGGCCGCGGCCCACACCGCACGTCTGACCTTCGCCTCGAACCTCTTCCAGGCGGGCGGCATCGAGCCCGTCACGGAGGGCACCTTCGAGGAGAGCGGCGCGAGCGAGGCCGTGCTGTGCTCCAGTGACGCCCTGTACGAGGAGCAGGCCGAGACGGTGGCCGGGCAGCTCAGGGCCGCCGGTGCCGCGCAGGTGTTCCTCGCCGGGCGGCCGGGGAACCACCCCGGTGTCGACAGTTACGTCTTCGCGGGCTGTGACGCCGTCGCCGTGCTGTCCGCCACCCTCGACCGCATGGGAGTGTCCTGA
- the pntB gene encoding Re/Si-specific NAD(P)(+) transhydrogenase subunit beta, with protein MTTVTAAEAAYVVAALLFILSLAGLSQHRTSRSGVVWGIAGMVIALAATVGLASRSITATGLVLIAVATAVGAGIGLWRARVVEMTGMPELIAIMHSLVGLAATFVGWNGYLDVDPGLSGSLLGIHHAEVFIGVFIGAVTFTGSVVAYLKLSARIKSSPLTLPGKHILNVGALLAFVALTVAFVARPNIGLLIAVTVVALALGAHLVASIGGGDMPVVVSMLNSYSGWAAAASGFLLANNLLIVTGALVGSSGAYLSYIMCKAMNRSFISVIAGGFGTPAAAAEEGEQGEHREINAEETAELLRDASSVIITPGYGMAVAQAQYPVAELARKLRERGVEVRFGIHPVAGRLPGHMNVLLAEANVPYDVVLEMDEINDDFAATSVVLVIGANDTVNPAATDNPSSPIAGMPVLHVWEAANVVVFKRSMAAGYAGVQNPLFFRENTQMLFGDAKQRVEDILRGLDALDAPVPEMAGTSR; from the coding sequence ATGACCACAGTCACGGCCGCAGAGGCCGCCTACGTCGTCGCCGCGCTGCTGTTCATCCTCAGCCTGGCCGGCCTCTCGCAGCACCGGACCTCCCGCTCGGGAGTCGTCTGGGGCATCGCGGGCATGGTCATCGCCCTGGCCGCCACCGTCGGCCTCGCCTCCCGGAGCATCACCGCCACCGGTCTCGTGCTGATCGCCGTCGCCACGGCCGTCGGCGCGGGCATCGGACTGTGGCGGGCCCGGGTCGTGGAGATGACGGGCATGCCGGAGCTGATCGCCATCATGCACAGCCTGGTCGGCCTCGCCGCCACGTTCGTCGGCTGGAACGGCTACCTCGACGTCGATCCCGGGCTCAGCGGTTCGCTGCTGGGCATCCATCACGCCGAGGTGTTCATCGGGGTGTTCATCGGCGCCGTCACCTTCACGGGCTCGGTCGTCGCCTATCTGAAGCTGTCCGCGCGGATCAAGTCCAGCCCGCTGACGCTGCCCGGCAAGCACATCCTCAACGTGGGTGCCCTTCTCGCCTTCGTCGCGCTCACCGTCGCGTTCGTGGCCCGGCCGAACATCGGCCTGCTCATCGCCGTCACCGTGGTCGCGCTCGCCCTGGGCGCGCACCTGGTCGCCTCCATCGGCGGCGGTGACATGCCGGTGGTGGTCTCCATGCTGAACAGCTACTCCGGCTGGGCGGCGGCGGCCTCGGGCTTCCTGCTCGCCAACAACCTGCTGATCGTCACCGGCGCGCTGGTCGGCTCCTCCGGTGCCTATCTGTCGTACATCATGTGCAAGGCGATGAACCGCTCCTTCATCTCGGTGATCGCGGGCGGCTTCGGCACCCCGGCGGCCGCCGCCGAGGAGGGCGAGCAGGGCGAGCACCGGGAGATCAACGCCGAGGAGACCGCGGAACTCCTGCGCGACGCCTCCTCGGTGATCATCACCCCGGGTTACGGCATGGCGGTCGCCCAGGCCCAGTACCCGGTCGCCGAGCTGGCGCGCAAGCTGCGCGAGCGGGGCGTCGAGGTGCGCTTCGGCATCCACCCCGTCGCCGGGCGGCTGCCCGGGCACATGAACGTGCTGCTCGCCGAGGCGAACGTGCCCTACGACGTCGTCCTCGAAATGGACGAGATCAACGACGACTTCGCCGCCACCTCGGTCGTCCTGGTCATCGGCGCCAACGACACCGTCAACCCGGCCGCCACCGACAACCCCTCCAGCCCCATCGCCGGCATGCCGGTGCTGCACGTCTGGGAGGCGGCCAACGTGGTCGTCTTCAAGCGGTCGATGGCCGCCGGTTACGCCGGTGTGCAGAACCCGCTGTTCTTCCGGGAGAACACCCAGATGCTCTTCGGCGACGCCAAGCAGCGGGTGGAGGACATCCTGCGCGGACTGGACGCCCTCGACGCGCCGGTCCCGGAGATGGCCGGCACATCGCGCTGA
- a CDS encoding AI-2E family transporter, with protein MAASVEPPASPLGRPGGGEPRVPGWLRVAGAYAWRIIAVGIVVRFAFSVLGQFHRIAVAVFLGLVIAAVLRPAAGLLARLMPRPLAVAVAIVGGIVLVLGALTLVGETVADQRSGLEREFVAGIDRIERQLEEPPFRLPADAFADLQSRIGKLLSSHRSTLISTALSGASRLLEVLTVLALALFCAVFFTHSGERQWRWMCDQLPEGARERVMVAGGAAWRTFTGYTHGILLVAATNAVLVGIALFALGVPLAMPLALLEFVAAFIPLIGSPIALAVAAVVALASKGPLIALVVVALIVIIGQIEGHLLHPIVMSWAVRLHPVVVALAVVGGAVAAGVIGAVVAVPLVAVVWSVYQALRASGDEITTPA; from the coding sequence ATGGCCGCGTCTGTCGAACCGCCCGCCTCGCCGCTCGGACGTCCGGGGGGTGGGGAGCCGCGTGTGCCGGGGTGGCTGCGGGTCGCGGGGGCGTATGCGTGGCGGATCATCGCCGTCGGGATCGTCGTCCGCTTCGCCTTCTCCGTGCTGGGGCAGTTTCATCGGATCGCCGTCGCCGTCTTCCTCGGTCTGGTCATCGCCGCCGTGCTCCGTCCCGCGGCCGGTCTGCTGGCCCGGTTGATGCCCAGGCCGCTCGCGGTGGCCGTCGCGATCGTCGGCGGCATCGTGCTGGTGCTCGGGGCGCTGACCCTGGTCGGTGAGACCGTGGCGGACCAGCGCAGCGGACTGGAGCGGGAGTTCGTGGCGGGGATCGACCGGATCGAGCGTCAGCTGGAGGAGCCGCCGTTCCGACTGCCCGCGGACGCCTTCGCCGATCTCCAGTCCAGGATCGGCAAGCTGCTGTCGAGCCATCGCTCCACTCTCATCAGTACGGCACTCAGCGGCGCGAGCCGGCTGCTTGAGGTGCTGACCGTGCTGGCGCTGGCCCTGTTCTGCGCGGTCTTCTTCACGCACTCCGGCGAGCGGCAGTGGCGGTGGATGTGCGACCAGCTCCCCGAGGGGGCGCGGGAGCGGGTCATGGTCGCGGGCGGGGCCGCCTGGCGGACCTTCACCGGCTATACGCACGGCATCCTGCTGGTGGCGGCGACCAACGCTGTCCTCGTGGGCATCGCCCTGTTCGCTCTCGGGGTGCCGCTCGCCATGCCGCTGGCGCTGCTGGAGTTCGTGGCCGCCTTCATCCCGCTGATCGGCTCGCCGATCGCCCTGGCCGTCGCGGCCGTCGTCGCGCTGGCGTCGAAGGGCCCGCTCATCGCCCTGGTGGTGGTGGCCCTGATCGTGATCATCGGACAGATCGAGGGCCATCTCCTGCACCCCATCGTGATGAGCTGGGCCGTCCGGCTGCACCCCGTGGTGGTGGCCCTGGCGGTCGTCGGCGGAGCGGTCGCGGCGGGGGTGATCGGTGCCGTGGTGGCCGTACCGCTGGTCGCCGTGGTGTGGTCCGTGTACCAGGCGCTGCGAGCGTCCGGGGACGAGATCACCACCCCTGCCTGA